Proteins from one Desulfomicrobium macestii genomic window:
- a CDS encoding phage virion morphogenesis protein, translating into MGVRRTGDWDKARAKLTTGMGPRLATALRQATIRNALFLVREIQRGIRSQAPGGQAFVKLAESTIERKGSSKALIDTGFLVNAITQKIMADKAFVGLLRGTVNKDGEDMVNIGAVMEYGATIKHPNGATIIIPARPFLHPVMDKYREQILQNYREAIRSAL; encoded by the coding sequence ATGGGCGTTAGGCGGACCGGTGACTGGGACAAGGCCCGCGCCAAGCTGACCACCGGCATGGGGCCACGTCTGGCCACGGCCCTGCGACAGGCCACGATCCGCAACGCCCTTTTTCTGGTGCGCGAGATCCAGCGGGGGATTCGCTCCCAGGCCCCGGGCGGACAGGCCTTCGTGAAACTCGCCGAGAGCACCATCGAGCGCAAAGGCTCAAGCAAGGCGCTCATCGACACCGGCTTTCTCGTCAACGCCATCACCCAGAAGATCATGGCCGACAAGGCGTTCGTCGGCCTGCTGCGCGGCACCGTCAACAAGGACGGGGAAGACATGGTGAACATCGGTGCCGTCATGGAGTACGGGGCCACCATCAAACATCCGAACGGCGCGACCATCATCATCCCCGCCAGACCCTTTCTGCATCCGGTGATGGATAAGTACCGCGAGCAGATCCTCCAGAACTATCGCGAGGCGATCCGCTCCGCGCTTTGA
- a CDS encoding phage tail sheath C-terminal domain-containing protein, with translation MPTYLSPGIYTRETDFSFYVKQISTSSAAMVGVAEKGPINKPVLVTSWEQFINRFGSYINESYLAYAARAFFDNGGSVLYVTRIAHLTDSTDRDTLTALKSSIVLQNREATPADALRIEAVNEGVWGDRLSISIEDGSLDPANHFNLVVRHKGDVVEVFKDLSMDETLPNHVELAINDRSDFILVQDLAAAMGTPSDRPALGVFTLSGGDNGLTDLADADFIGDPSQHTGLYGFDEIDALNLLMVPGVTTVPVINAGIAYAEGRKDLLFIADTPMHLEPLEAVDFRKGQGMYSHAAFNSSYAALYYPWLEISDPVNSRKKLVPPCGAVAGCIARSDQKTNVWNAPAGIDRGRIFNTLSLAYKTSRGERDVLYPEGVNVIAVFPDTGINIWGQKTLQSQPSAVDRINVRRLMMFMEEAISESSRFVVFEPNHPQTWRALGRLINPFLQDIKDKGGLYDFAFQCDEETNTPAVIDRNEMVARVFVKPTKTAEFIELNFILTSTGADFKEII, from the coding sequence ATGCCGACCTATCTATCGCCCGGGATTTACACCCGGGAAACGGACTTCAGTTTCTATGTGAAGCAGATCTCGACCTCGTCGGCTGCCATGGTCGGAGTGGCCGAGAAAGGCCCGATCAACAAGCCCGTGCTGGTGACGAGCTGGGAACAGTTTATCAACCGTTTCGGCTCCTATATCAACGAAAGCTATCTGGCCTACGCCGCACGGGCGTTTTTCGACAACGGCGGGTCGGTCCTCTACGTCACCCGCATCGCCCATCTCACCGACTCCACCGACCGGGACACCCTGACGGCGCTCAAATCTTCCATCGTGCTGCAGAACCGGGAGGCGACGCCCGCCGACGCCCTGCGGATCGAGGCCGTGAACGAAGGCGTCTGGGGCGACCGACTCTCCATCTCCATCGAGGACGGTTCTCTCGATCCGGCCAACCATTTCAACCTGGTGGTCCGGCACAAAGGCGATGTGGTCGAGGTGTTCAAGGATCTGAGCATGGACGAGACGCTGCCGAACCATGTGGAGCTGGCGATCAACGACCGCTCGGATTTCATCTTGGTCCAGGATCTGGCCGCAGCAATGGGAACGCCCAGCGACCGTCCGGCATTGGGCGTGTTCACGCTCAGCGGCGGCGACAATGGTCTGACCGATCTGGCCGATGCGGACTTCATCGGCGATCCCTCGCAGCATACCGGCCTCTATGGCTTTGACGAGATCGACGCCCTGAACCTGCTGATGGTCCCCGGCGTCACGACGGTGCCGGTGATCAACGCCGGAATCGCCTATGCCGAGGGGCGCAAGGATCTGCTGTTCATCGCCGACACGCCCATGCACCTGGAGCCGCTCGAAGCGGTAGATTTCCGCAAGGGACAAGGGATGTACAGCCACGCGGCCTTCAACTCCTCCTACGCGGCGCTCTACTACCCCTGGCTGGAGATCAGCGATCCGGTCAACTCGCGCAAGAAGCTGGTGCCGCCCTGCGGCGCGGTGGCGGGATGCATCGCCCGCAGCGACCAGAAGACCAACGTCTGGAACGCGCCCGCCGGTATCGACCGTGGCCGCATCTTCAACACGCTCTCCCTGGCCTACAAGACCAGCCGTGGCGAGCGCGATGTGCTCTATCCGGAAGGGGTCAACGTCATCGCCGTGTTCCCCGACACCGGCATCAACATCTGGGGCCAGAAGACGCTGCAAAGCCAGCCCTCGGCCGTGGACCGCATCAACGTGCGCCGTCTGATGATGTTCATGGAGGAAGCCATCTCGGAATCCTCCCGCTTCGTGGTGTTCGAGCCGAATCACCCCCAGACCTGGCGTGCCCTCGGCCGCCTGATCAACCCCTTCCTGCAGGACATCAAGGACAAGGGTGGCCTCTACGACTTCGCATTCCAGTGCGACGAGGAGACCAATACCCCGGCGGTCATCGACCGCAACGAAATGGTGGCCCGCGTGTTCGTCAAGCCGACCAAGACGGCGGAGTTCATCGAGCTGAACTTCATCCTGACCAGCACCGGCGCGGACTTCAAAGAAATCATCTAA
- a CDS encoding phage tail protein, with protein MPKSLYQNWQFAIEVNGFDVALFHKGQEPKTEFEEVAFAPAGSMFDQKVAGRVKFEDITLEKGNLQDGSDEAAREWIKKQVDVNAVTGGLPADYMRDIDVVRYDRTGNETRRWTLHGAWVKALEYDELEGGNTENTIEKLTICFQYWT; from the coding sequence ATGCCCAAGAGCCTTTACCAGAACTGGCAATTCGCCATCGAGGTAAATGGCTTCGACGTGGCCCTGTTCCACAAGGGACAGGAGCCAAAAACAGAATTCGAGGAAGTGGCCTTTGCCCCGGCCGGTTCGATGTTCGACCAAAAGGTGGCAGGGCGGGTCAAGTTCGAGGACATCACCCTCGAGAAAGGCAACCTGCAGGACGGCTCCGACGAGGCGGCCCGCGAATGGATCAAGAAACAGGTGGACGTGAACGCCGTCACCGGCGGTCTTCCGGCCGACTACATGCGCGACATCGACGTTGTCCGCTACGACCGCACCGGCAACGAGACCCGCCGCTGGACCCTGCACGGTGCCTGGGTGAAGGCGCTCGAATACGACGAGCTCGAAGGCGGCAACACCGAGAACACCATCGAGAAGCTCACCATCTGCTTCCAATACTGGACCTAA
- a CDS encoding T4 family baseplate hub assembly chaperone — protein sequence MYSFELPSGTELELREMTGAEEELLTNQRLIRSGEAINQVLRNCFVRLGEKTDPDLAEVMNLLSGDRLFALVRLRQISLGDEVELELSCPNSSCRMTNFVTINLEDLKVTPYGEEREFAFKLPGSKKTVRFGYLDGHKEKRLASLREPNITSAMLIRVLDIDGKAPSKKSLAEMSMRDRNALRQEMSRVDAGIDTSVETDCDGCGTKIRTRLEAEPAFLFPGVRL from the coding sequence ATGTACAGCTTTGAACTGCCAAGCGGCACTGAACTCGAGCTTCGGGAAATGACCGGGGCCGAGGAAGAACTGCTCACCAACCAGCGCCTGATCCGTTCCGGAGAGGCGATCAACCAGGTGCTCCGCAACTGTTTCGTCCGGCTGGGCGAGAAGACCGATCCCGATCTCGCCGAGGTGATGAACCTGCTCTCGGGTGACCGGCTGTTCGCGCTGGTCCGCCTGCGCCAGATTTCCCTCGGCGACGAGGTGGAGCTGGAGCTGAGCTGCCCGAACAGCTCCTGCCGCATGACCAACTTTGTGACCATCAATCTCGAGGATCTCAAGGTCACCCCCTACGGCGAGGAGCGGGAGTTCGCCTTCAAGCTGCCCGGCTCGAAGAAAACCGTGCGCTTCGGATATCTCGATGGCCACAAGGAAAAGCGTCTGGCCAGCCTGCGTGAGCCCAACATCACCTCGGCCATGCTCATCCGCGTCCTCGACATCGACGGCAAGGCTCCCTCCAAGAAGAGCCTGGCGGAAATGTCGATGCGCGACCGCAACGCGCTGCGGCAGGAGATGTCGCGGGTCGACGCGGGAATCGACACCTCGGTCGAGACCGATTGCGATGGCTGCGGCACCAAGATCCGTACCCGCCTGGAGGCCGAACCGGCTTTTTTGTTCCCCGGAGTTCGCTTGTAA